In the genome of Rhizobium etli 8C-3, one region contains:
- a CDS encoding sensor histidine kinase, with protein MSTGVSTSTDKIIVDKSRSHRNKPVSRAVRQTRERLQSGHSSAAAFDRDALRMYMSAFIQGASIMPLFVIIVAVLGIYFTGNTQILLWSVLTLTAYAANIYLVRRARKKEMSPDSARKWRRILLFGQLMIGSCWAVFALQQCDACDPAGFILFKGATLLIALSVTAMSNFMLTPAVLVAFAPSVVALAAKAGVSRDLLELSLAAVFTTTVIFFNYISDRLFQSNLKILSFQSEKDDLIAELEVAKSMSDEARRRAEEANLAKSRFLASMSHELRTPLNAILGFSEVMSAEVMGPLNNPTYKEYTNDIHRSGQHLLNLINEILDLSRIEAGKYELIEEAISLLDIAEDCIGMVQLRARGKNISITQQFERELPSVWADEKSLRQVVLNLLSNAVKFTPQAGEIHVKVGWTAGGGQYISIKDNGPGIPEDEIPVVLSAFGQGSIAIKSAEQGTGLGLPIVQAILAKHDGQFVLKSKLREGTEVIAILPAKRVLQSLPAVEEAQPVSRKRKSFA; from the coding sequence CCCGCAGTCACCGCAACAAGCCTGTCTCCCGGGCTGTGCGGCAGACGCGCGAGCGTCTGCAATCGGGCCATTCCTCCGCCGCCGCCTTCGATCGCGATGCGCTCAGGATGTATATGAGCGCCTTCATCCAGGGCGCGTCGATCATGCCGCTCTTCGTCATCATCGTTGCGGTACTCGGCATCTATTTCACCGGCAACACACAAATCTTGCTCTGGTCGGTACTGACGCTGACTGCCTACGCAGCAAACATCTATCTCGTGCGCCGCGCCCGCAAAAAGGAGATGTCGCCGGACTCGGCGCGCAAATGGCGCCGCATCTTGCTTTTCGGCCAGCTGATGATCGGCAGCTGCTGGGCCGTCTTCGCGCTTCAACAGTGCGACGCCTGCGATCCTGCCGGCTTCATCCTGTTCAAGGGCGCAACGCTTCTCATCGCGCTTTCCGTTACGGCAATGTCGAATTTCATGCTGACGCCCGCCGTGCTCGTTGCCTTCGCGCCCTCCGTCGTGGCACTCGCTGCAAAGGCCGGCGTCTCGCGCGACCTGCTTGAGCTGAGCCTGGCTGCCGTTTTCACGACGACCGTCATTTTCTTCAACTACATCAGCGACCGCCTCTTCCAGTCGAACCTCAAGATCCTCTCCTTCCAGTCGGAAAAGGACGACTTGATCGCCGAGCTCGAAGTCGCCAAATCCATGTCCGACGAGGCGCGTCGGCGCGCGGAAGAGGCAAACCTTGCCAAGTCGCGCTTCCTCGCCTCCATGTCCCATGAGCTGCGCACGCCGCTGAATGCCATCCTCGGCTTCTCCGAGGTGATGTCGGCCGAGGTCATGGGCCCGCTGAACAACCCGACCTACAAGGAGTATACCAACGACATCCACCGTTCAGGCCAGCATCTGCTGAACCTTATCAACGAGATCCTCGACCTGTCGCGCATCGAGGCCGGAAAATACGAACTCATCGAAGAAGCGATCTCGCTCCTTGACATCGCGGAAGATTGCATCGGCATGGTGCAGCTGCGTGCCAGGGGCAAGAACATTTCCATCACCCAGCAGTTCGAACGGGAGCTGCCGTCGGTCTGGGCTGACGAGAAGTCGTTGCGCCAGGTTGTGCTGAACCTGCTTTCAAACGCAGTGAAGTTCACGCCGCAGGCCGGTGAAATCCATGTCAAGGTCGGATGGACGGCAGGCGGCGGCCAGTACATCTCCATCAAGGACAATGGCCCTGGCATCCCCGAGGACGAAATACCCGTCGTTCTCTCCGCCTTCGGCCAGGGATCGATCGCCATTAAGAGCGCCGAACAGGGTACCGGCCTCGGCCTGCCGATCGTCCAGGCGATCCTTGCCAAGCATGACGGCCAGTTCGTCCTGAAATCAAAGCTGCGCGAAGGCACCGAAGTGATCGCCATTCTGCCCGCCAAGCGCGTGCTGCAGAGCCTGCCGGCCGTCGAGGAGGCGCAGCCCGTTTCCCGCAAGCGCAAGAGCTTCGCCTGA
- a CDS encoding GNAT family N-acetyltransferase, with protein MQTKLNVRQENPRQDDVASLLLLSDAVAASLYPGQYRRPLDPQTLSAPHISVFVARIANLTAVGCCALFDDHDGTAELKRMIVDQRFRQQGVGRALLQAAEAAAMSKGIRLIQMEVGIRNTDGQKLYRSAGYRERGPFGTYKPSPISLFFEKAIGEKS; from the coding sequence GTGCAAACGAAGTTGAACGTCAGGCAAGAAAACCCGCGGCAAGATGACGTGGCCTCGCTTCTCTTGCTGTCCGATGCGGTTGCAGCTTCGCTCTATCCCGGACAGTATCGCCGGCCTCTCGATCCGCAAACCTTGTCCGCACCACATATTTCAGTCTTTGTCGCACGCATTGCCAACCTTACCGCAGTAGGATGCTGCGCGCTCTTCGACGATCATGATGGCACGGCGGAGCTCAAGCGGATGATCGTAGACCAGAGGTTCAGACAGCAGGGTGTTGGAAGAGCACTGTTGCAAGCCGCAGAAGCAGCGGCCATGTCCAAAGGAATTCGTCTTATCCAAATGGAAGTTGGTATCAGGAATACGGATGGACAAAAACTGTATCGTTCGGCCGGATACAGGGAGCGCGGCCCCTTCGGCACCTATAAGCCGTCACCGATCAGCCTGTTTTTCGAGAAAGCGATCGGAGAAAAATCCTGA
- a CDS encoding diacylglycerol kinase has product MTKPAIGKQTGVSHFFAAAVYSWAGFQRLIKESAFRQELVFAAVSLILLAAVGASPWEMMIAVVLFLVLFAVEALNTAIEEVIDRISPEISMVGKHAKDLGSFAVLCAIAACGLYLLVTIGAHLIEIVLS; this is encoded by the coding sequence TTGACCAAACCTGCCATAGGCAAACAGACGGGTGTGAGCCATTTCTTCGCTGCCGCCGTCTATTCCTGGGCGGGCTTCCAGCGCCTGATCAAGGAATCGGCCTTCCGGCAGGAACTGGTCTTTGCCGCGGTTTCGCTGATCCTGCTTGCCGCCGTCGGTGCATCGCCGTGGGAAATGATGATTGCCGTCGTGCTGTTTCTGGTGCTCTTCGCCGTCGAGGCGCTGAATACGGCGATCGAGGAGGTGATCGACCGCATCTCGCCGGAAATCTCGATGGTCGGCAAACATGCCAAGGATCTTGGCTCCTTTGCCGTCCTGTGCGCGATTGCCGCCTGCGGGCTCTATCTTCTCGTCACGATCGGCGCGCACCTCATTGAAATCGTCCTTTCCTGA
- the cobT gene encoding nicotinate-nucleotide--dimethylbenzimidazole phosphoribosyltransferase has protein sequence MSVSGLPFDDFRALLRDLPGPDTRSLVAARERDAQLTKPPGALGRLEEIAFWLAAWTGRAPAVNRPLVAIFAGNHGVAKQGITPFPPAVTQQMVENFAAGGAAINQICVAYDLGLKVFDLALDFPTGDITEEAALSERDCAATMAFGMEAIAGGTDLLCIGEMGIGNTTIAAAINYALYGGSARDWVGPGTGSEGEMLERKVAAVERAIELHRDHLNDPLEIMRRLGGREIAAMAGAILAARVEKIPVLIDGYVATAAGAILQAANPSALDHCLIGHVSAEPGHLRAIEMLGKTPLLALGMRLGEGTGAALAAGIVKAAAACHSGMATFSQAGVANKH, from the coding sequence ATGAGCGTTTCAGGCCTGCCGTTCGACGATTTCCGCGCGCTGCTGCGCGATCTGCCGGGACCGGATACCCGGTCGCTGGTGGCAGCGCGCGAGCGCGACGCGCAGCTGACGAAGCCGCCGGGCGCACTCGGGCGGCTCGAGGAGATCGCCTTCTGGCTGGCGGCCTGGACGGGCAGGGCGCCTGCCGTCAACCGGCCGCTGGTTGCGATCTTCGCCGGCAATCACGGCGTGGCGAAACAGGGCATCACGCCCTTTCCGCCGGCCGTGACGCAGCAGATGGTGGAAAATTTCGCCGCCGGCGGTGCGGCGATCAACCAGATTTGCGTCGCCTACGATCTCGGGCTGAAGGTCTTCGATCTGGCGCTCGACTTTCCGACCGGTGACATCACCGAAGAGGCAGCACTTTCCGAGCGCGATTGCGCGGCAACCATGGCCTTCGGCATGGAGGCGATTGCGGGCGGCACGGACCTGCTGTGCATCGGCGAGATGGGCATCGGCAACACGACCATCGCTGCGGCGATCAACTACGCGCTTTACGGCGGCTCGGCGCGCGACTGGGTCGGCCCCGGAACCGGTTCCGAGGGCGAGATGCTGGAGCGCAAGGTGGCAGCCGTCGAGCGCGCGATCGAATTGCACCGCGACCACCTGAACGATCCGCTGGAAATCATGCGCCGCCTGGGCGGCCGCGAGATTGCGGCAATGGCCGGCGCCATTCTTGCTGCGCGCGTCGAAAAGATACCTGTGCTGATCGACGGTTATGTGGCGACGGCGGCAGGCGCCATCCTGCAGGCGGCCAATCCGTCGGCTCTCGATCACTGCCTGATCGGCCATGTCTCAGCCGAACCGGGGCATCTCAGGGCAATCGAGATGCTCGGCAAAACACCGCTTCTGGCGCTCGGCATGCGGCTTGGCGAGGGAACGGGTGCGGCACTTGCCGCCGGCATCGTAAAGGCCGCCGCGGCCTGCCATTCCGGAATGGCCACATTCTCGCAGGCAGGCGTTGCCAACAAACACTGA